CCGGTGAACGCCAGCATCCACCAGGTCGACGAGCACGTGGCGGTCGCCGATCTCGAAGCGCTGCCCGGGATCTACCAGGCGCTGATCGAGCACCTGCTGGCTCCCGCCTGAGCCGCAAACGGCGACGGCCACCGGAATGCGGTGGCCGTCGAAGTGATCAGGTGGCCGGCACGCGGCCGCGACTTTCAGGGCTTGCCGGGACCCTTGCCGTTTCCGTTGTTGCCATTGCCGCGGCCCTTGCCGTTGCCCTGGCTGCCCTTGCCATTGCCGTTGCCTCGGCCCTGGCTTGCACCCTGGCCTTTGCCCGGCGCGGCATGCTCCGCGTGCCCGCGGCCCGGCCTGTCGTGCGAAGCCTTGCCGCCTCGGCGATCCGGGCGCGACCAGTCGACGCGCACGTCACGGTCGATCACGATCGGATGGCCCCAACGGCCGTAGGTATCCACCTGGCCGCGCTTGAGCGCGTGGAACGCCGGTGAACCGGGCTTGATGCCCAGGCGCTGCGCGGTCGCGCCCCAACCCTGGCCGGGGTGGCGGTCGTACTCGCGCACGACGTCGCGGCACGGGATGCGCAGCGAATGCGCAAGCGCGCACGCGTAGTACACGTCGCCCGGGGCCCAGCGGCGCTGGTCGAGCAGTTCGACCAGCAGCGGGCGCGGCGCTCCGTAATAGCCGGTCATCTCGTCCATGAACGGGTCGCGGTACTGGCGGCCATAGTCGTTGATCTCGCCCAGGCGTGAATCGACCCAGACATCGCCGGTGCGGGTGTTGTAGCCGATGGTCTGGGCGGATGCGGTGGCGGCGGTGGCTGCCAGGCCAAGGCCCAGCGCGAGTACGAGCGTGCGGATGCGGTGGTTCCGGGTCATGTTCGTTCGCTCCTTGAGGGTGGCGACATTCTGGATCCCCAGGCGATGAATCGGGGGTGATGCATCGGCACCCGTGCGGAACGCGTTCAGCGGGTGGGAGGGAAGAGGGCGTCACGCGCGCTTGACGGCCACGTGGAGTGGAGGCTAGTTTCGAGGCCATGTCCCGCCACCCCGCCGCCACGCGCACTGCCTGCAACCGCAACAATCGCGGTTCGGACAATCGCGTGCGCGACCAGCGGGCGGGCGACTAGGCAGGCGACACCAGCCAGGCAACCCGAAACCCGCGCCCGGCGCGGGTTTTTCGTTTCCGCGCAGGCGTTCCACCGCCGGTGATTGCCGGCACAAGGAGCTACGCCATGTGTTCCATCCTCGGCATCTTCGACCTTCGCCCCGGGGCCGACGTGTCCCTGCTGCGTCCCCTGGCGCTGTCGCTCTCGGCGCTGCAGCGCCATCGCGGTCCGGACTGGTCCGGCGTGCATGCCGAACCGGCCGCACTCCTCGTGCACGAGCGGCTGGCGATCGTCGACCCGGCCGGCGGCGCGCAGCCGCTGCGTTCGGCCGACGGCAGCCTGGTGCTGGCGGTCAATGGCGAGATCTACAACCATCGCGAGCTGCAGGAGGGGCTGCAGGATGGCTACGCGTTCCAGACCGGTTCCGACTGCGAGGTGATCAACGCGCTGTACAGCCATCACGCCGGTCGCGCGGATACCGGCGCAGAGGCGGATGACATCGGCCCGTGGCTGGCGCGGCTCAACGGCATCTTCGCGTTCGCCCTGTGGGATCGCGTGCGCGGTCGCGCGGTGATCGCGCGCGACCCGATCGGCGTCTGCCCGCTCTACTGGGGTCACGACGGTGACGGCCGGCTGTGGGTCGCATCCGAAATGAAGGCGCTGGCCCGGCACTGCGACGACGTGGCGCAGTTCCCTCCGGGCCACTGGTACGACACCGCGACCGGTACGCTGCACCGCTACTTCTCTCCCGCGTGGCGCGACCATGACGCGACGCGCGGCGTGGTGGTCGCACCGGACGCGCTGCGGCACGCCTTCGAGGCCGCCGTCCACCGGCAGATGATGAGCGACGTGCCCTACGGCGTGCTGCTGTCGGGCGGGCTGGATTCGTCGCTGGTCGCCGCCTGCGCCGCGCGCTTCGCGCGGCGGCGGATCGAGGATGACGACGCGTCCGAAGCGTGGTGGCCACGGCTGCACTCGTTCGCCATCGGCCTGGAGGGCTCGCCAGACCTCGCAGCGGCGGAAGTCGCGGCCGCTGCACTCGGCACGGTGCACCACGGCTTCGTCTACACCTTGCAGGAAGGCATCGACGCGGTGCCGGAGGTGATCCGGCACATCGAAAGCCACGACGTGACCACGGTGCGCGCATCCACGCCGATGTACCTGCTGGCGCGGCGCATCAAGGCGATGGGCGTGAAGATGGTCCTGTCGGGCGAGGGCAGCGACGAGATCTTCGGTGGCTACCTGTACTTCCACAAGGCGCCCGACGCGCGCGCGTTCCACGAGGAGACGGTGCGCAAGCTCGATGCGCTGTACCAGTACGACTGCCTGCGCGCCAACAAGGCGATGATGGCCTGGGGCGTCGAGGCGCGCGTGCCGTTCCTCGACCTGGAGTTCCTGGACCTGGCGATGGGCATGGACGCCGGCGAGAAGATGGTGCGCGAGCGCGGCACGGCACGCCGGCCGATCGAAAAGGCGGTGCTGCGCGAGGCGTTCGACGGGCTGCTGCCCGACAGCATCCTGTGGCGGCAGAAGGAGCAGTTCAGCGACGGCGTCGGCTACGGCTGGATCGACGCGCTGAAGGCGCATGCCGCGCAGGTCGTCGGCGAGCGGGCATTCGCCGACGCGGCGCAGCGGTTTCCACACGCCCCGCCGGCGACGCGCGAAGCCTACTGGTATCGCAGCCTGTTCGAGGATGCGTTCCCTGGCGCGGCCTGCGCGCGCACCGTGCCGGGCGGGCCGTCGATCGCCTGCTCGTCGCCCGCGGCGATCGCCTGGGATGCGTCCTTCGCCGGCCAGACCGATCCGTCGGGACGCGCGGTGCTCGGCGTGCACCAGCGGTCCAGCGGATGATCCCGGCGCGCCTCAGCGTGGCGCCAGCACCAGTGCGTGCTCGGCCTTGCCCGGCAGGAACGGGGTCGGGCGGCCGTGCACCCAGTCGTCGTGGCCGGCGCCCCAGAAGGGCGACAGCGGATGCCCGCTCTGTCCGCCGGGCATGTGGATGATGCCGTCGGCCTCGCGACCCGGCGACACCACCATGCGCTGCGACGCGCCGAACGCCGGACCCTGCACGCGCGGCATGTGGGTGTCGCCGGGCAGCGCGTCGGCCGGCATGCACAGCCACCCGCGCACCGGCTTCGGCAACACCGAAGCCAGCGGGTGGCAGATGCGCGCGGTGTTGTATTCGCCCCAGCTGCGTTCGGCCAGCGGGCCCTGTCCGGACAATTCGTCGCGAACCGCCACGGCGGCATCCTCGAAGAGTGCCTCCCAGCTGGCGAAGCGTCGCGGCAGCAGGTGCGCCGGACGCTGCGACACCAGTGGCCAGGCGACGCCTTCCAGCTGCGGCAGCGCTGGCATCGCGAAATCGTCGGCGAGTGCCGCGCGCGCGGGGGCCAGCAGGCCGTCGGCGATGCGCTCGTTGACCGCGATGCGCCAGGCACGCACCACGCGGTAGCTGGTGGATGCGGGATCGGCGCGCCCCTCCCAGGTCGCGGCCGCGTCGGCCAGCGCGTCCATCGCCGGCGTGGAGGATGCCGCCGCGCGTTCGCGCAGCAGCTGCCACCAGCGCTCGAGGAACAGCGCGCGGTCGTCGAGCTGGATGGCCAGCAGGGCGCGTTCGTCGAAGGTCCCGGTGGCGCGCAGCGCGTCGCGGATCTGCGCGCCGCGCGCACCCAGTGCGTAGCCACCGTCGCCGAGGCGGTCCAGCGCTGGCCCGCTCACCACGCGGTTGTTGGCCGTCCACAGGCGGTCCGCGGTGGGCGAGGCCAGGGTCGGGGCGTTGCGCGTGCTGGCCGGCCAGGGAGGACACGCGTCGGTGCCTGCGTCCAGCGGGGGGAACATCGGTGTACAGCCGGATGCGCGCTGCGGGAGCGGTCCGATCAGCCGCCAGGCGATGCGTCCGCCGCGGTCGCCGATGACAAGGTTCTGGGTGGGCATGGCGGCGTCGCGGGCGAGCACCAGCGCGTGGTCGATGTCCCGGGCGCGCGCCATGCCGGCAAGGCCGAAGTTGACCGCGCCGGGCAGGTGCGCCGTCCACCGCAGGCTGAGCACGCGGCCGCCGTCGAGTTCGTGCATGACCGGGCCCCAGGCGGTCTCGCGCACGTCCAGCACGACCGCATCGGCGCCGGCGACGGCGATCGTCTCGCGGTGCGTCTCCACCGCGGCGCATTGCTGCGTCGGCGTAACGCCGCAAGGCGTTTCAACCGCCCAGTCGAGGTAGTCGCCATAGCTGTTGGTGAAGCCCCAGGCCACGTGGCGGTTCGAGCCCACGATCACCGCGGGCAGGCCGGGCAGGGTGAAACCGGAGACGTCGACGCCGCCGGACGGCGTGCCTGCATCGCCGTAGTGCAGCCGCGCGCGGAACCAGGTGCCGGGCGCGCGCAGGCCCAGGTGCATGTCGTCGGCGACGATCGCGCGGCCGTCGGCGGTCAACGTGCCGGCCACAGCGAAGTTGTTGCTCCCGGGCTGCGGCGCATCGGGGAGCGCGCCGGTGTCGCCGGCGCCCTGCGCCGGCAGCTGGCGCAGGTCGACCGCTCCGGCATCGGGCAGCACGGCATCGCCGATCGGATCGCCGAACAGCGGCGCGTCCCAGCTGGAGCCGGCGTGGGTCACCAGCGCGTACAGCGGCTCCGGCAGGTGCGGGCGCATCTTCAATAGCGCGAGCTCGCGGGCGTTGCCGGCGTCCTGCAGGTCGAAATACATCGCGAACGCGACCAGCGCCGAGTCCTCCGCGCGCCACGGCTCCGGCGCGGTGCGCAGCAGCAGGTAGGGCCAGGGACGCGCGTCGAGCGCGGCCAGCCCGGCGTTGACGCCTTCGACATAGGCATCGAGTTGTGCGCGCCGGTCGCCGAGGATGGCGTCGAGGTGGGTGGCGATGCGCGCGCGCATGCGGTGCACGCGGTGTGTTCGGTCCGCGTCCAGCGCGACCGGCCCGAACAGCGCCGCCAGTTCGCCGGCCGCGGTGCGGCGCATCAGGTCCATTTCGAAGTAGCGTTCCTGCGCGTGCACGTAACCCAGCGCGCGCATTGCATCGGCTTCGTTGCCCGCGTCGATGGTGGCCACGCCGAGCGCGTCGCGGGTCACGGTGACCTGGGTCGCGAGGCCGGGAAGCCCGGCAGTGCCGTCAAGCTGCGGCAGGCTGGCGCGCAGCGCCCACCATCCCGCCAGCGCCGCGAGCGCCACCGACAACAGCAACAACGACGCCAGCCGCAGGCACCAGCGCACCATGCACGATCCTCCCCCTCAGGAAGGATCGATTATGCGGTCTTATTCGACCGAGAGCGCGTCGACCTTCTGCCAGCCGCGTGGCAGCAGGCCACCGCGGCTGCCGCGCGCTGCGATGTAGGGTTCGAGCTCGCGCCAGGACAGGCTCATGGTGCGCGCGCCGGACTTCACCGCCAGGCTGCCGCCCTCGGGCACCGAGACGATCGCCACCACGCGCTCGGTGGCGCGCTTGGCCTTGGGGATCTCGATGATCTTGTTGCCCTTGCCGCGATCGAGCTCGGGAAGTTCCGACACCGGGAACACCAGCAGGTGTCCGGCGCTGGTCACGGCCACGATGCGGTCGCGCTCCACGTTGGCCACCGGCGCCGGCTGCAGCACGCGGGCCTCGGGCGACAGCGACAGCATCGCCTTGCCGGCCTTCTGCCGTCCGGTCAGGTTCTCGAAGCGGGTCACGAAGCCGTAGCCGGCCGATGACGCCAGTGCGAAGCGGCTGTCGTTCTCGCCGCTGGCCATCGCCACGAATGCCGCGCCCGCCGCCGGCGAGAAGCGGCCGGTCAGCGGTTCGCCGTTGCCGCGCGCCGACGGCAGGCCGTGCGCCAGGGTGGAGTAGCTGCGTCCGGTGGAGTCGAGGAAGGCGACCTGCTGCGAGGTGCGCCCGCGCACGGCCTGCAGCGCTGCATCGCCTTCGCGATAGGACAGTCCCGACGCGTCGACGTCGTGGCCCTTGGCGGCACGCACCCAGCCCTTCTGGCTGAGCACGATGGTCACCGGCTCGCTGGCCACGAGATCGGTCTCGGCCAGCGCCTGCGCGGCGCCGCGCTCGACCAGCGGCGAGCGGCGCGCGTCGCCGAACTTCTTCGCATCGGCGAGCAGCTCGTCCTTGACCATCTTGCGCAGCCTGGCCTTGCTGCCGAGGGTGGCCACCAGCGTCTCGCGCTCCGCGGCCAGCGCGTCCTGCTCGCCGCGGATCTTCATTTCCTCGAGCCGCGCCAGCTGGCGCAGCTTCGTTTCCAGGATGTAGTCCACCTGGTCGTCGTCGAGCGCGAAGCGCGCCTGCAGGACGGCCTTGGGATCGTCCTCGGTGCGGATGATGCGGATCACCTCGTCCAGGTTGAGGAACGCCACCAGCAGGCCTTCCAGCATGTGCAGGCGGCGCTCCACCTTTTCCAGGCGGTGCTGCAGGCGGCGGGTGACGGTGTCGGCGCGGAACGCCAGCCACTCCATCAGCAGCGTGCGCAGGTCCTTGACCTGCGGTCGTCCGTCGCGGCCGATGATGTTGAGGTTGACCCGGTGGCTCTTCTCGAGGTCGGTGGTGGCGAACAGGTGGCCCATCAGCTGGTCGGCGTCGACGCGGTTGGAGCGCGGGATCAGCACCAGGCGCACCGCGTTGGCGTGGTCGGACTCGTCGCGGATGTCCTCCAGCCACGGCAGCTTCTTGGCGCGCATCTGCGCGGCGATCTGCTCGATCACCTTGCCGGGGCTGGCCTGGTAGGGCAGCGTGGTGATGACGATGTTGGCGCCTTCGCGTTCGAAGGTGGCGCGCGAACGCACGCTGCCGTGGCCGGTCTCGTAGATCGCGCGCAGGTCGGCCGCGGGGGTGATGATTTCCGCGCCCGTGGGGTAGTCGGGGCCGCGCACGTGCTCGCAGAGGTCGGCGACCGTGGCCTCGGGGTCGTCGATCAGGCGCACGCAGGCGCTGACCACCTCATTGAGGTTGTGCGGCGGCACGTCGGTGGCCATGCCCACCGCGATGCCGGTGGTGCCGTTGAGCAGCAGGTGCGGCAGGCGCGCCGGCAGCCAGGTGGGCTCCTCGAGCGTGCCGTCGAAGTTCGGCACCCAGTCGACCGTGCCGTGGCCCAGTTCGCCGAGCAGCGCTTCGGCGATCGGCGTGAGCTTGGACTCGGTGTAGCGCATGGCCGCGAACGACTTGGGATCGTCGGCCGAGCCGAAGTTGCCCTGGCCCTCGATCAGCGGATAGCGGTACGAGAACGGCTGCGCCATCAGCACCAGTGCTTCATAGCAGGCGCTGTCGCCGTGCGGGTGGTACTTGCCGATCACGTCGCCCACGGTTCGCGCGGACTTCTTCGGCTTGGCGCCGGCGCCGAGGCCGAGCTCGCTCATCGCGAAGATGATCCGCCGCTGCACCGGCTTCAGGCCGTCACCGATGAAGGGCAGGGCGCGGTCGAGCACCACGTACATCGAATAGTCGAGGTAGGCGCGCTCGGCGTACTCGCGCAGCGGGATCTGTTCGAAGCCGTGGAAAACGGGGCGGACGGTGTCGTTCATCGGGACTGCGGTCGCGGCTGTTGTGGAAGCCCTGCGATTCTACGCGCAACAAAAAACCCCGCTTTCGCGGGGTTTCGTGTCATCTCGTCGAAGGGCATGGCCCCGCGACTTGTAGATGGTGCCCGGAAGAGGACTCGAACCTCCACGGAGTTGCCCCCGCTAGCACCTGAAGCTAGTGCGTCTACCAATTCCGCCACCCGGGCAGGTGGGCGCGCATTGTTGCAATGCAGTGCTGCGCTGTCAACGGCTGCGTGAGAAGTTCACCACAGCCGGCGCGTACAATTGCCCGATGACAAAGACCACAGGCAAGGGCGGCCACGGCCGCGACACCCCATCCGCGAAGGCCGGGGCAGGCCAGGCGTCGGACAGGAAGCCCGCGAAGGGCAAGACCGGCACCACGCAGAAACACGGCGCACACCCGCCCTCGCCGCGCGCGAAGCCGGCTGCCTTGCCGGGCTGGATGCCTGATCCCGCGCTGGTGCGCGCGATGTCACCCTCATCGCGTGGTGCATCGGCCACGCCGCGAGACACGACGCGCGGGACAGCTCCAGAGACCGCTCCGGAGGCTCCGGCTCCGAGGGCCCCGAGGGCTCCGAAGGCTCCGACCGCAAGGGCCCAGCCTCCGCACGCAGCATCGCGCAGCGACGCGCCGGAGCCGAGGCAGGCCAGGGCGCCGGCGCCCGCTGCCGGCACGCCGTTCCAGGATCCGCAGGCCGCGCGCGAAGCGGGCCGCTATGAGCATCCGATCGCCAGTCGCGAAGCGATCCTTCAAGTGCTCGCGGCCGCCGATGGTCCGATGGACGCAGCAGCGCTGGCCGAGCGCCTCGGCCTGCTCGAACCGCATCGCGCCGACGCGCTCGACAAGCGCCTGGGCGCGATGGTTCGTGACGGCCAGATCCTCAAGAACCGGCGCGGCGGCTTCGTGCCGGCGCGCCAGCTCGACCTGATCCCGGGCACGGTGATCGCCAACCCGGAAGGCTTCGGTTTCCTGCGACCGGAAACCGGCCATGGCGACGACCTGTTCCTGCCGCCGGCGGAAATGCGCAAGGTGATGCATGGCGACCGCGTGCTCGCTTCGGTCACTGGCGTCAACCGCCGCGGCCGCGAGGGCGCGATTGTCGAAGTGCTGGAGCGTCGCGTACAGCGCCTGATCGGCCGCTTCGCGCTGGAGTCCGGCATCAGCTACGTGGTGCCGGACGACAAGCGCATCCAGCGCAACGTGCAGATTCCGGCCGATGCGCGCCAGGAGGCGCGCGACGGCCAACTGGTGGTCTGCGCGATCGTCACCCCGCCCGACAGCCACCGGCCGCCGATCGGCCGCATCCTGGCGGTGCTCGGCGACAAGCTCACCGCGTCGATCGCGGTGGAGGCCGCGATCCACGGCCATGACATCCCGCACGAGTTCCCGCCCGAGGTGCTCGACGAAGCCACCGCCGTGCCCCTCGAGGTCGACGCCGCATCCGCCAGCCGCCGACTCGACCTTCGCGCCTTGCCGCTGGTGACCATCGACGGCGAGGACGCCAAGGATTTCGACGACGCCGTGTACTGCGAGCCCAACCGCGACGGCTTCCGGCTGATCGTGGCGATCGCCGACGTCTCGCACTACATCCGCCCGTCGGCGCCGCTCGACGTCGAAGCGCAGAAGCGCGCGACCTCGGTGTATTTCCCGGGTTACGTGGTGCCGATGCTGCCCGAGACGCTGTCCAACGGCATCTGCTCGCTGAAGCCCAAGGTCGACCGCCTGTGCTTCGCCTGCGACATGCAGGTCGACCGCAAGGGCAACGTGGTGTCGTCGTCGTTCCACGAGGCGGTGATGAACTCGCACGCGCGCCTGACCTACACCCAGGTCTGGAACGCGGTCGGCGAAGGCGTCCCCGATGCCGACCGTGATGCCGCGCAGGCCTTCATCGGCCAGCAGTTGCAGCAGGTGCGCCAGCTGCACCAGCTGTTCCAGGTGCTGGAGAAGGCGCGCCGCCAGCGCGGCGCGATCGACTTCGAGACCTCCGAGGTGCGCTTCGTGCTCGGCCCGCAGGGCGAGGTGACCCAGGCCGGCATGCTCCAGCGCAACGACGCGCACAAGCTGATCGAGGAATGCATGATCGCGGCCAACGTGCAGGCCGCGCTGTTCCTGCTCGAAGCGGCGGTCCCGGCTCCGTTCCGCGACCATGACCGGCCGCCGGAAGCCAAGTACGCCGACCTGCTGGAATTCCTCAAGGAGTTCCACCTGCGCCTGCCGACATGGCAGAAGGTGCAGCCCAAGGACTACCGCAAGCTGCTGGAGACGGTGCGCGAGCGCCCCGACGCGGCACTGCTGGAGTCGGTGCTGCTGCGCAGCCAGTCGCTGGCGGTGTACGCACCCGAGAACATCGGCCACTTCGGCCTGGCGCTGGAGGCGTACGCGCACTTCACCTCGCCGATCCGCCGCTACGCCGACCTGCTGGTGCACCGCGCCATCAAGCACGCGCTGACCGGTGGCAAGGCCGCCAACTACGAATACTCCGCACACCAGATGACCGCGCTGTCGCTGCAGTGCTCGGAGCGTTCGCGCCGCGCCGACGAAGCGCAACGCGAAGTCGACGAGCGCTACCGTGCGGCATGGATGGAAGAACACGTCGGCCGCGAGTTCGACGGCGTGGTGAGCGGCGTGACCAGCTTCGGCCTGTTCATCGAACTGGCCGAGTCCAAGGTCAACGGCCTGGTGCACGTGACCCAGCTGCCCAACGATTTCTACCACTTCGACCCGATCCGCAAGACCCTCACGGGCCAGCGTTCCGAGCGCGAATACCGCCTTGGCGACAGCGTGCGCATCGTGGTGCTCAAGGCGAGCGTCGAGGAACTGAAGATCGACTTCCGGCTGGTCGGCGAAGGCCAGGGCAAGCCGGGTGAACCCGGCGAGCCGCGTG
This Luteimonas sp. MC1572 DNA region includes the following protein-coding sequences:
- the rnr gene encoding ribonuclease R — its product is MPDPALVRAMSPSSRGASATPRDTTRGTAPETAPEAPAPRAPRAPKAPTARAQPPHAASRSDAPEPRQARAPAPAAGTPFQDPQAAREAGRYEHPIASREAILQVLAAADGPMDAAALAERLGLLEPHRADALDKRLGAMVRDGQILKNRRGGFVPARQLDLIPGTVIANPEGFGFLRPETGHGDDLFLPPAEMRKVMHGDRVLASVTGVNRRGREGAIVEVLERRVQRLIGRFALESGISYVVPDDKRIQRNVQIPADARQEARDGQLVVCAIVTPPDSHRPPIGRILAVLGDKLTASIAVEAAIHGHDIPHEFPPEVLDEATAVPLEVDAASASRRLDLRALPLVTIDGEDAKDFDDAVYCEPNRDGFRLIVAIADVSHYIRPSAPLDVEAQKRATSVYFPGYVVPMLPETLSNGICSLKPKVDRLCFACDMQVDRKGNVVSSSFHEAVMNSHARLTYTQVWNAVGEGVPDADRDAAQAFIGQQLQQVRQLHQLFQVLEKARRQRGAIDFETSEVRFVLGPQGEVTQAGMLQRNDAHKLIEECMIAANVQAALFLLEAAVPAPFRDHDRPPEAKYADLLEFLKEFHLRLPTWQKVQPKDYRKLLETVRERPDAALLESVLLRSQSLAVYAPENIGHFGLALEAYAHFTSPIRRYADLLVHRAIKHALTGGKAANYEYSAHQMTALSLQCSERSRRADEAQREVDERYRAAWMEEHVGREFDGVVSGVTSFGLFIELAESKVNGLVHVTQLPNDFYHFDPIRKTLTGQRSEREYRLGDSVRIVVLKASVEELKIDFRLVGEGQGKPGEPGEPRAPATRGQPAKRAKKKY
- the asnB gene encoding asparagine synthase B encodes the protein MCSILGIFDLRPGADVSLLRPLALSLSALQRHRGPDWSGVHAEPAALLVHERLAIVDPAGGAQPLRSADGSLVLAVNGEIYNHRELQEGLQDGYAFQTGSDCEVINALYSHHAGRADTGAEADDIGPWLARLNGIFAFALWDRVRGRAVIARDPIGVCPLYWGHDGDGRLWVASEMKALARHCDDVAQFPPGHWYDTATGTLHRYFSPAWRDHDATRGVVVAPDALRHAFEAAVHRQMMSDVPYGVLLSGGLDSSLVAACAARFARRRIEDDDASEAWWPRLHSFAIGLEGSPDLAAAEVAAAALGTVHHGFVYTLQEGIDAVPEVIRHIESHDVTTVRASTPMYLLARRIKAMGVKMVLSGEGSDEIFGGYLYFHKAPDARAFHEETVRKLDALYQYDCLRANKAMMAWGVEARVPFLDLEFLDLAMGMDAGEKMVRERGTARRPIEKAVLREAFDGLLPDSILWRQKEQFSDGVGYGWIDALKAHAAQVVGERAFADAAQRFPHAPPATREAYWYRSLFEDAFPGAACARTVPGGPSIACSSPAAIAWDASFAGQTDPSGRAVLGVHQRSSG
- the parC gene encoding DNA topoisomerase IV subunit A, giving the protein MNDTVRPVFHGFEQIPLREYAERAYLDYSMYVVLDRALPFIGDGLKPVQRRIIFAMSELGLGAGAKPKKSARTVGDVIGKYHPHGDSACYEALVLMAQPFSYRYPLIEGQGNFGSADDPKSFAAMRYTESKLTPIAEALLGELGHGTVDWVPNFDGTLEEPTWLPARLPHLLLNGTTGIAVGMATDVPPHNLNEVVSACVRLIDDPEATVADLCEHVRGPDYPTGAEIITPAADLRAIYETGHGSVRSRATFEREGANIVITTLPYQASPGKVIEQIAAQMRAKKLPWLEDIRDESDHANAVRLVLIPRSNRVDADQLMGHLFATTDLEKSHRVNLNIIGRDGRPQVKDLRTLLMEWLAFRADTVTRRLQHRLEKVERRLHMLEGLLVAFLNLDEVIRIIRTEDDPKAVLQARFALDDDQVDYILETKLRQLARLEEMKIRGEQDALAAERETLVATLGSKARLRKMVKDELLADAKKFGDARRSPLVERGAAQALAETDLVASEPVTIVLSQKGWVRAAKGHDVDASGLSYREGDAALQAVRGRTSQQVAFLDSTGRSYSTLAHGLPSARGNGEPLTGRFSPAAGAAFVAMASGENDSRFALASSAGYGFVTRFENLTGRQKAGKAMLSLSPEARVLQPAPVANVERDRIVAVTSAGHLLVFPVSELPELDRGKGNKIIEIPKAKRATERVVAIVSVPEGGSLAVKSGARTMSLSWRELEPYIAARGSRGGLLPRGWQKVDALSVE
- a CDS encoding penicillin acylase family protein gives rise to the protein MVRWCLRLASLLLLSVALAALAGWWALRASLPQLDGTAGLPGLATQVTVTRDALGVATIDAGNEADAMRALGYVHAQERYFEMDLMRRTAAGELAALFGPVALDADRTHRVHRMRARIATHLDAILGDRRAQLDAYVEGVNAGLAALDARPWPYLLLRTAPEPWRAEDSALVAFAMYFDLQDAGNARELALLKMRPHLPEPLYALVTHAGSSWDAPLFGDPIGDAVLPDAGAVDLRQLPAQGAGDTGALPDAPQPGSNNFAVAGTLTADGRAIVADDMHLGLRAPGTWFRARLHYGDAGTPSGGVDVSGFTLPGLPAVIVGSNRHVAWGFTNSYGDYLDWAVETPCGVTPTQQCAAVETHRETIAVAGADAVVLDVRETAWGPVMHELDGGRVLSLRWTAHLPGAVNFGLAGMARARDIDHALVLARDAAMPTQNLVIGDRGGRIAWRLIGPLPQRASGCTPMFPPLDAGTDACPPWPASTRNAPTLASPTADRLWTANNRVVSGPALDRLGDGGYALGARGAQIRDALRATGTFDERALLAIQLDDRALFLERWWQLLRERAAASSTPAMDALADAAATWEGRADPASTSYRVVRAWRIAVNERIADGLLAPARAALADDFAMPALPQLEGVAWPLVSQRPAHLLPRRFASWEALFEDAAVAVRDELSGQGPLAERSWGEYNTARICHPLASVLPKPVRGWLCMPADALPGDTHMPRVQGPAFGASQRMVVSPGREADGIIHMPGGQSGHPLSPFWGAGHDDWVHGRPTPFLPGKAEHALVLAPR